In Triticum urartu cultivar G1812 chromosome 6, Tu2.1, whole genome shotgun sequence, the following proteins share a genomic window:
- the LOC125513107 gene encoding uncharacterized protein LOC125513107 — MVAGLNIDSTRVSKHNEGLHMPRGMKVKEKTVRGSARPVGGLEKAKTTKKKKIDDSLQLQPEMPFTNQMPTYNPILMGQFRENIVPGSARPVDGLEKAKTKKKKKTVNSLQEGPEMPLTNQMPGYLPQYNPSQMVQLGAPPSHAYPYLAHYNSSLQQSIGLSTPTMMPGQNILFFQQQTPTSGTSTPRIMAGQNLPFFQQQNPTIGTCSPMMMPGQNLSFFQQQTPTSGTSTPMMMPGQNLSFLQQQNPTVGTSTPTMIPGQNLPFSQQQKPA; from the exons ATGGTTGCAGGTCTGAACATCGACTCTACTAGAGTTTCAAAGCATAACGAGGGGCTTCACATGCCAAGAGGTATGAAGGTCAAGGAGAAGACTGTACGAGGATCAGCGAGACCCGTTGGTGGCTTGGAGAAAGCAAAAACAACGAAGAAAAAGAAGATAGATGATTCTTTACAACTACAACCTGAAATGCCTTTCACAAATCAAATGCCTACGTATAACCCAATCTTAATG GGTCAATTCAGAGAAAATATTGTACCAGGATCAGCAAGACCCGTTGATGGCTTGGAGAAAGCaaaaacaaagaagaaaaagaagacaGTCAATTCTTTACAAGAAGGACCTGAAATGCCTTTGACAAACCAAATGCCTGGGTATTTACCACAGTACAATCCAAGCCAAATG GTTCAACTGGGAGCTCCGCCAAGTCATGCTTACCCCTATTTAGCACATTACAACTCAAGTCTGCAACAATCCATTGGTCTGTCGACCCCTACGATGATGCCAGGACAAAATATATTATTCTTCCAACAACAGACTCCTACCAGTGGTACCTCTACCCCTAGGATAATGGCAGGACAGAATTTACCATTCTTCCAACAACAGAATCCTACCATTGGTACCTGTAGCCCTATGATGATGCCAGGACAAAATCTATCATTCTTTCAACAGCAGACTCCTACCAGTGGTACTTCTACCCCTATGATGATGCCCGGACAGAATCTGTCATTTCTCCAGCAACAAAATCCTACCGTTGGTACCTCAACCCCGACGATGATCCCAGGACAAAATCTACCATTCTCCCAACAACAAAAGCCAGCTTAA
- the LOC125517071 gene encoding protein FAR1-RELATED SEQUENCE 5-like: MTFLSEEEAYSFYNKYAKATGFSIRRGSHHKVKNTTVIQQRTFMCSRQGFRAEDSREDSFSYSRPETRCGCQAHMKISLKNGLYYVYEFEAAHNHPLATGDMALYLRSQRKVTEAQIANAEVAKSVGISNKATIDLMAKEACGLPNLGFAPEDMKNRLYSKRTLQAKKGDTGGVLEYMEKKVKEDANFFYSIQVDEDDLITNIFWADSKMISDYAMFGDVICFDTTYRKLDDGRPFGLIVGVNNHKKTMVFGATLLYDETAESFGWLFRTFLIAMSGKHPRTILTDEDAAMAKAISKVLPQSHHRLCVWHMNQNACKHLAGVVEEYKKFNADFQHCIYDIEEEDDFINEWNRMLDRYGLRDNTWLQRLFEKREQWALVYGRNTFSAHMSTTQRSESMNDELKRYISIKYDMLTFFEHFERLVADKRFVEVKCDFKASQTTPKLKAEGSYVLRQAATTYTPAIFKMFQEQVLRTLNYDTFLCDSSDKEKKVYTVKFHGTQREHVVSFYPNEEKVNCSCKKFEFAGILCSHCLKILDINNIKHIPEQYILKRWTIDAKVLEITSNRNLHEDLKARMSNFYKDLCRMFIHIAARAAESDETYDMAAKCAEQLARDVEQSLKIRVDPDPNPDLGDSSVSQGI, translated from the exons ATGACATTTTTATCGGAAGAGGAGGCCTACTCATTTTATAACAAATATGCAAAAGCTACTGGTTTTAGCATCCGAAGAGGAAGTCACCATAAAGTGAAGAATACTACTGTAATACAACAACGGACATTTATGTGCTCCCGTCAAG GATTCCGTGCTGAAGATAGCAGAGAGGATTCTTTCAGTTACAGTAGGCCCGAAACACGATGTGGTTGTCAAGCCCATATGAAGATAAGTCTCAAAAATGGATTATATTATGTGTACGAATTTGAGGCAGCACATAACCATCCTCTTGCTACTGGAGACATGGCCCTATACTTAAGATCCCAAAGGAAAGTCACAGAAGCACAAATAGCAAACGCTGAAGTCGCAAAGTCTGTGGGCATTTCAAATAAAGCAACTATAGATCTTATGGCCAAAGAAGCATGTGGACTTCCAAATCTTGGGTTTGCACCCGAAGATATGAAAAATCGTTTGTACTCTAAGAGAACACTGCAAGCAAAGAAAGGAGACACAGGGGGGGTGTTAGAATACATGGAGAAGAAGGTAAAAGAAGATGCCAATTTTTTCTATTCAATTCAAGTTGACGAGGATGATCTGATAACTAATATTTTCTGGGCTGATTCGAAAATGATATCAGACTATGCAATGTTTGGTGATGTTATATGCTTTGACACCACATATAGGAAACTAGATGATGGGCGTCCCTTTGGTTTGATTGTTGGGGTGAATAATCACAAGAAAACCATGGTCTTTGGTGCTACACTTCTCTATGATGAAACTGCTGAAAGTTTTGGTTGGCTTTTTAGAACATTTCTAATAGCTATGTCTGGGAAACATCCAAGGACTATTCTGACCGATGAAGATGCAGCAATGGCCAAGGCAATCAGTAAAGTCCTTCCTCAGTCTCACCATAGACTTTGTGTGTGGCATATGAATCAAAATGCTTGCAAGCACCTTGCTGGGGTTGTTGAAGAATATAAGAAGTTCAATGCCGATTTCCAGCATTGCATCTATgatattgaggaagaagacgatttTATAAATGAATGGAATAGAATGCTAGACAGGTATGGACTCCGTGACAATACGTGGCTGCAAAGGCTGTTTGAGAAAAGGGAGCAATGGGCACTAGTGTATGGCAGAAATACATTCTCAGCCCACATGAGCACTACCCAAAGAAGTGAAAGCATGAATGATGAACTAAAGCGGTACATTAGTATTAAATATGACATGCTTACTTTTTTTGAGCATTTTGAGCGTCTAGTTGCGGATAAAAGATTTGTAGAGGTGAAGTGTGACTTCAAGGCGTCACAAACTACTCCCAAGCTGAAGGCAGAAGGTAGCTATGTGTTAAGGCAAGCCGCAACTACATATACTCCCGCAATATTCAAGATGTTTCAGGAGCAAGTGCTTCGGACCCTGAACTATGACACATTTCTTTGTGATTCAAGTGATAAAGAGAAGAAGGTTTACACAGTAAAATTTCATGGAACGCAGCGCGAGCATGTTGTCAGTTTTTATCCAAATGAAGAAAAGGTCAATTGCAGTTGCAAGAAGTTTGAATTTGCTGGAATCCTCTGCTCTCATTGCTTAAAGATACTTGATATTAATAATATCAAGCATATCCCTGAACAATATATACTGAAAAGATGGACAATTGATGCGAAAGTGCTAGAGATAACAAGCAATCGCAATCTGCATGAAGATCTAAAAGCAAGAATGTCGAACTTTTACAAGGACTTGTGCAGAATGTTTATCCACATAGCTGCTCGCGCCGCAGAGTCCGATGAAACATATGATATGGCTGCTAAATGTGCAGAGCAGCTAGCACGAGATGTGGAGCAAAGCTTGAAAATCAGAGTTGATCCAGACCCAAATCCAGATTTGGGTGACTCCTCTGTTTCACAAGGTATATAG